One region of Carya illinoinensis cultivar Pawnee chromosome 8, C.illinoinensisPawnee_v1, whole genome shotgun sequence genomic DNA includes:
- the LOC122318225 gene encoding uncharacterized protein At1g76070-like encodes MEKQAKPKNKILKFLPRAASAVVVSFQNPPFSPNTDKRLEIYTSKLKAHHHAGRGFSGPIISIIPHEARRKPKNGETSTFETQEPTSPKVSCMGQIKHKKTIKKAKPIATSHPRDHQLKAAVSSSSPRDLKKHPSVIRRIFTGAKTGRNSDASAADHEKPAHDRAPSLSQMKRFSSRRDSLPDFEWTAQIMPIDKDHRDYYSDEERDQEEEEEEEEGIIIPFSAPIMMVGGGVPLQPRKEINLWKRRTMAPPIPLELNLVRAN; translated from the coding sequence ATGGAGAAACAGGCTAAACCAAAGAACAAGATCTTGAAGTTTCTACCGAGAGCAGCTTCGGCAGTAGTAGTCTCCTTCCAAAACCCTCCATTCAGCCCAAATACAGATAAGAGATTGGAGATATATACAAGCAAGCTTAAAGCTCATCATCATGCCGGCAGAGGATTCTCGGGTCCTATCATATCAATAATTCCTCATGAAGCTCGAAGGAAGCCCAAGAATGGAGAAACGTCGACGTTCGAAACACAAGAACCCACTTCCCCGAAAGTCTCGTGCATGGGCCAAATCAAGCACAAGAAAACCATCAAGAAAGCTAAGCCAATTGCCACCTCGCACCCTCGAGATCATCAACTGAAGGCGGCCGTGTCGTCGTCTTCTCCTCGTGACCTAAAGAAACATCCCTCGGTGATTCGGAGGATCTTTACCGGTGCAAAAACCGGTAGAAACTCAGATGCTTCTGCTGCAGATCATGAGAAGCCTGCTCACGATAGAGCGCCTTCTCTGAGTCAAATGAAGAGGTTCTCGAGTAGACGTGATTCGTTACCTGATTTTGAATGGACGGCTCAGATTATGCCGATAGACAAGGACCATCGGGATTATTACTCGGATGAAGAAAGagatcaagaagaagaagaggaggaagaagaagggatCATAATTCCTTTCTCTGCACCTATAATGATGGTAGGTGGAGGAGTGCCTTTGCAGCCGAGAAAAGAAATCAACCTGTGGAAGAGAAGAACAATGGCTCCACCTATACCTCTTGAATTAAACTTGGTCAGGgcaaattga
- the LOC122318588 gene encoding probable nucleoredoxin 2, producing MKEVREMNVDDFQAMLNGDSDQQAVSSSSRISSLLASKDRDYLLSPTGAQVKLLDLESKVIGLYFSANWYPPCWNFTQVLVGIYEELKTSGSNFEVVYVSSDEDLDAFNNYHSCMPWLAIPFSDLETKKALSRKFDIEGIPCLVVLQPNDHKDIATLHDGVELIYRYGIQAFPFTKERLDKLHEEERQKHENQTLTNLLTNHDRDYLLGHPRTEQVPVASLIGKTVGLYFSAQWCIPCVKFAPKLASIYHKIKQTPIEKGDDFEEDFEIVFVSNDRDQEAFDSYFDTMPWLALPFGDPAVKELAKHFDVRDIPCLVILGPDGKTVTKQGRNLINLYKENAYPFTEARVELLEKQMDEEAKSLPRTVVHPGHRHELTLVSEGNGGGPFICCGCDEQGSGWAYQCLECGYEVHPKCVITSANPASTGNKDG from the exons atGAAGGAGGTGAGAGAGATGAACGTCGACGACTTTCAAGCCATGTTAAACGGTGACTCTGATCAGCAGGCCGTCTCAAGTAGCTCCAGAATCTCATCTCTTTTGGCTTCCAAAGATCGTGATTATCTTCTCTCTCCAACCGGAGctcag GTGAAATTGTTGGATCTTGAGAGCAAGGTCATAGGCCTTTACTTCTCGGCCAACTGGTATCCGCCGTGCTGGAACTTCACCCAAGTTCTGGTTGGAATCTACGAGGAACTTAAGACCTCTGGATCTAATTTCGAAGTTGTGTATGTGTCGTCCGATGAAGACTTGGATGCCTTTAACAACTACCATTCATGCATGCCATGGCTGGCTATTCCATTTTCTGATCTCGAGACGAAGAAAGCATTGAGCCGGAAGTTTGACATCGAGGGTATTCCTTGCCTAGTTGTTTTGCAACCTAACGATCATAAAGACATTGCAACTTTGCATGATGGGGTGGAACTCATTTACCGGTATGGTATTCAAGCCTTTCCATTTACTAAAGAGAGGTTGGACAAACTGCATGAGGAAGAGAGGCAGAAGCATGAGAACCAGACCCTAACGAATTTACTAACAAATCATGACAGAGACTATCTTTTGGGTCATCCGAGAACTGAACAG GTGCCTGTTGCTTCACTGATTGGGAAAACAGTAGGACTATATTTCTCTGCCCAGTGGTGCATTCCATGTGTTAAATTTGCTCCCAAATTAGCCTCCATCTACCACAAGATCAAGCAAACGCCGATAGAAAAGGGAGATGATTTTGAGGAAGACTTTGAAATAGTGTTTGTGTCAAACGATCGTGACCAAGAGGCATTTGACTCCTACTTCGATACCATGCCTTGGCTAGCCTTGCCTTTTGGAGACCCAGCTGTGAAGGAACTTGCTAAGCATTTTGACGTGCGTGATATCCCTTGTTTGGTAATCTTAGGCCCTGATGGTAAGACTGTTACCAAACAAGGAAGGAACTTGATAAACTTGTACAAAGAAAATGCCTACCCTTTCACTGAGGCCAGAGTGGAGTTGCTGGAAAAACAGATGGATGAAGAGGCTAAGAGCCTTCCTCGAACGGTTGTCCATCCTGGGCATCGCCACGAGCTCACTTTGGTCTCCGAAGGCAACGGCGGAGGACCTTTTATTTGTTGCGGCTGTGATGAGCAAGGTTCTGGTTGGGCTTACCAGTGTCTGGAATGTGGGTACGAGGTGCACCCCAAGTGTGTCATCACTTCTGCAAATCCTGCCTCTACAGGCAATAAGGATGGTTGA
- the LOC122274292 gene encoding thioredoxin-like protein CDSP32, chloroplastic produces the protein MAAITSFLFKPLSSLATIPKINSLCFHSSFLPLVSGPKPLPRKLLTSRTHFVTKAAAASGTEQVKAKDRVKQVHSIEEFDEALRMAKNKLVVVEYEGSDSYRDSKIYPFMVDLSRTCSDVEFLLVMGDESGETRELCKREKIEKVPHFSFYKNMVKIHEEDGIRPDVLMGDVLYYGDNHSAVEQLHSREDVEKLIEDHKLDHKLIVLDVGLKHCGPCVKVYPTVVKLSRQMSETVVFARMNGDENESCMQFLRKMDVVQVPTFLFIRDGEICGRYVGSGKGELIGEILRYQGVRVT, from the coding sequence ATGGCTGCAATTACAAGCTTCTTATTCAAACCGCTCTCTTCGTTAGCCACTATCCCTAAAATTAACTCTCTCTGCTTCCATAGTTCCTTTCTGCCCTTGGTCTCTGGTCCCAAGCCTCTGCCAAGAAAACTTTTAACAAGCCGAACTCACTTTGTCACGAAGGCAGCAGCCGCATCTGGTACTGAACAGGTTAAAGCTAAAGATAGAGTAAAGCAAGTACACAGCATAGAAGAATTCGATGAAGCCCTCAGAATGGCCAAAAACAAGCTCGTAGTGGTAGAGTACGAGGGCAGCGACAGTTACCGCGACAGTAAAATCTACCCATTCATGGTGGACCTCAGCCGGACATGCAGCGACGTTGAATTCCTTCTGGTAATGGGTGATGAATCGGGGGAAACTAGGGAACTTtgcaagagagaaaaaattgaaaaagttccGCACTTTAGCTTTTACAAGAACATGGTGAAAATCCACGAGGAGGACGGTATTCGCCCAGATGTGCTCATGGGAGATGTGTTATACTATGGAGATAACCATTCTGCAGTGGAGCAACTGCACAGCAGGGAGGATGTGGAGAAATTGATTGAAGATCACAAGCTTGATCACAAGCTGATAGTGCTTGACGTGGGGTTGAAGCATTGCGGGCCATGCGTGAAGGTGTATCCGACGGTGGTTAAGCTGTCGAGGCAAATGTCGGAAACGGTGGTTTTTGCACGCATGAATGGCGATGAAAACGAGAGCTGCATGCAGTTCTTGAGGAAGATGGACGTGGTGCAGGTGCCCACATTTTTGTTCATCAGAGACGGTGAGATTTGTGGAAGGTACGTGGGTTCGGGTAAGGGGGAGCTTATTGGTGAGATCCTTCGATACCAAGGAGTTCGTGTAACATAG
- the LOC122318589 gene encoding uncharacterized protein LOC122318589 — translation MTTRMQKWGIPLKLMTRHDIFCFRRILHNGPDTVEELLDRHLVKKEKPLDDDLAELETRRRLTSARREALSLYRDILRATRFFMWPDSRGVLWRDVLRENARKEFEEARFETDPEVVTRLLIGGHDAVQSALDQLVEKQKQQIEKERGGGDRRGD, via the coding sequence atgaccaCAAGGATGCAAAAATGGGGGATTCCTCTGAAGCTCATGACGCGTCACGACATCTTTTGCTTCCGCCGTATCTTACATAACGGCCCCGACACCGTGGAAGAACTCTTGGACCGTCACTTGGTCAAGAAAGAGAAACCTCTCGACGACGACCTGGCCGAGTTGGAAACTCGGCGCCGACTCACTAGCGCTAGGCGAGAGGCGCTGAGTCTTTACCGAGACATCCTCCGCGCAACCCGGTTCTTCATGTGGCCAGACTCACGGGGCGTCCTCTGGCGTGATGTTCTCAGGGAGAACGCCCGTAAGGAGTTCGAGGAGGCCCGATTCGAGACCGACCCGGAAGTCGTAACCCGGTTGCTTATTGGTGGTCATGATGCCGTGCAATCGGCTCTCGATCAGCTCGTGGAGAAACAGAAGCAGCAAATTGAGAAAGAACGCGGCGGTGGAGATCGACGGGGTGACTGA